From the Gossypium hirsutum isolate 1008001.06 chromosome A02, Gossypium_hirsutum_v2.1, whole genome shotgun sequence genome, the window CTTCCTAAGGCTGGAAACCCTTGTAAACCAAAAGCATCAAAATGTAGGTCTCAAAACTCGCTAAATTCTTATTAATACTCTTATTGAACCAGAAGAAGAATTTCAGAACAAAAGTTCAATGCCAAGACTCTGGAATAATCACCTCAGGTGGATGTATTATTACTTCCTGACCATCTTCTCCTCCTAGTGAGCATTCAGGTGTCCGAAAGGTCATAAGAGCAGCCAAAGCAGCAATATTAGCTGCATCAACCAGGTTACTGTTTCCAAAAAGGCATATTGATAAAAAGcaaacatttcaaattttgggGGAGGGGGAAGGGAGTTAAAGAACGTTATTCAATAAAAGACATTGGTCATACCCCCCGTTATCTAGAATGAGGATATCAATACGGATGGCCCACACTAACTTGCCAGCAACAATACAAAGTGATTCAGTATCTACAGCCCTACTTTCTCTGCAAGAGAACTATATACCTTCAGACGCATGTTCAAACATATGCTGCAAAGGAACCACAATATAGATCCCACAATATTCCACATAGCTTGTAAACTGGAcactatttaaaattaatatctaTAATCAATGAAATAACATTAATAGCAAATAATCACAAGTAACgctaataaaagaaagaaaaccttAGACCACGATCTATTATCTGTCCCAACTCAACAGCAGATTCTCCAGAACGGCCTGCCTCAAATGAGGGATCAGCCATAGGCGAAAATTCTGGGTAGATTGTAAGAGTTCCTTCATTAGGCCTGTCTCGATAAGGCTGAACAAATTTAGCTGTCACAATGCCCATAACACGAGTCTGGCCCAACTGCACCTCTGCAGACCCATCTTCTCTGCAAAAGTCAACCAAATACATATTGAgaagaaaaacacatttttaactttcATTAGTAGAAAACACCTGAGACTTGTCTTACTGATAGTTAACCTTCTGAAAATGATTAAAACTTCGCTTGGTTTAGTGGAAGGagggaatggaaaaatagaagaaaataaattttgaatttgctTAGTAGGAAAGAAAAGTGAGAAGATGGAACATGTCTTCATGCATAAAAACCGATCTTTCCAAATTGGAATAAAAAAGGAGAGAATATGAACGAGGTGTATAttagttcaaaattatacattttttagaAGTTCtattcctttcatttttcaactCTAACTCCGTTTTTCCATCTTTTCTACACGTATGAAAAGAAAACTTATATTTTTCATCCTTCTATTTCTCTACctttcaatttttcttctttcCAATTCTCTTTCCCCTCTACCAAGCAAAGCCTAAAGTTCTACGGTTAAAATTTCCTCTCCTCCTCCCTTATAATTCAGCAAATGTGCCaaataaaacaaagtaatttGCATTTGGAAGAAATCATTgcttttgaataattaaaatttaatttagtgtaATAATTTCAGTTCTACGCAGATTAATCATAGCACAAAATCAAACAGAAAAGTAGAACTTCTAAAAAAAGGGGAAAGGAAACGCGGTAAGttttacaagaaaataaacaaaaataaataaataaaaagtacgATTTAACTTGCCTGCCAAAGTTGATGCTGATATTACGAAATTCAAAGGGTTTCCGACCATCTATTCTTATTTCAGAAAgtaatgctgttttgataaaatTCTTCTCATTCAATGTCAAGCGCCAGGTGTTGGCCAGTCTAGcatccatctttctttctcaaatttcTGCAAGAAATCGGGTAAAAGAATTAC encodes:
- the LOC107924689 gene encoding exosome complex component RRP45A, producing the protein MDARLANTWRLTLNEKNFIKTALLSEIRIDGRKPFEFRNISINFGREDGSAEVQLGQTRVMGIVTAKFVQPYRDRPNEGTLTIYPEFSPMADPSFEAGRSGESAVELGQIIDRGLRESRAVDTESLCIVAGKLVWAIRIDILILDNGGNLVDAANIAALAALMTFRTPECSLGGEDGQEVIIHPPEMRDPLPLILHHLPIAITFGFFIDENVVVIDPIHNEEAVMAGRMIATVNANGDICAIQKAGEGVSQRVIMQCLQLAITKAADITKQIKAAVEAYNSERALQKIKRETTCVGNSVKGDQNQTLDNKGISELVGKYMERLKLISVESYASKILMLRKSNH